Below is a window of Paraburkholderia azotifigens DNA.
GAAACGGTCGGGATAATCGGGCAGCGGCGGCGAGCCGTCGGCAGGACAGAGCAGATTGGCGAGCCACAGCGTCAGGCAGTCGATCAGGATGCAATGCCCGGGTTTGTCGAGCGACGCGACGGCGTGCGGCAGATCGAGCGGCGCTTCGAACAGTGCCCAGTGCGCGGGTCGCCGCTCACGATGACGCGCAACGCGCGCAGCGAATTCATCGTCGCCGATGCGTGCGGTCGCGATATAGGTCACGGGCCATGTGCTCGCGCTCGCGAGCTGTTCGGCATGCAGGCTCTTGCCCGAGCGTGCGCCGCCGAGAACGAAGGTGAGGTCGCGGGAAATCATCGCGTGATTGTACCGACTGCGCCGCTTGTGCCGACTCTGCCGTTCGGGCAGCGCAGGGAGCGAGGCGCGATGGGATAATGCGGGCTTCCTTTCCTCGCGCTCGCGCACGTGGCCACTGTGTCCGATTCATTCAACGCTTCGCCCGATTCCACGGACGTGCCGCGCGGCACGCTGATGATTCAAGGCACGACTTCCGACGCCGGCAAGAGCACGCTCGTCGCCGGTCTGTGCCGTCTCGCGCGGCGCGCGGGCGTGCGGGTCGCGCCGTTCAAGCCGCAGAACATGGCGCTCAACAGCGCGGTCACGGTCGACGGCGGCGAAATCGGCCGCGCCCAGGCATTGCAGGCGGTCGCAGCGGGCATCGACGCGCATACCGATCTGAACCCCGTGCTGCTGAAACCGACCAGCGATCGCGGCGCGCAGGTGATCATCCACGGCAAGGCGCGCATGAATCTCGACGCACGCGCGTATCACGACTACAAGCCCGTCGCGTTCGAAGCGGTGCTGGAATCGTATAAGCGGCTGAAGGCGTCGTATGACACGATCTTCGTCGAAGGCGCGGGCAGTCCCGCCGAAATCAATCTGCGCGAGCGCGACATCGCGAACATGGGGTTTGCGCAAGCCGTCGATTGTCCCGTCGTGCTCGTCGCCGACATCGATCGCGGCGGCGTGTTCGCGCATCTGACGGGCACGCTCGCCTGCTTGTCGGAAAGCGAGCAGGCGCGCGTGCGCGGTTTCGTGATCAACCGTTTTCGTGGCGATGTGAGTCTGCTGCAGCCGGGGCTCGACTGGCTGGAGGCGAAGACGGGCAAGCCCGTGCTCGGCGTCGTGCCGTATCTGCACGGCCTCACGCTCGACGCCGAAGACATGCTGCCGCGCGAGCTGCGTGCCGCGCAGGCCAGCGCGGACGCGCTGCGCGTCGTCGTACCCGCGTTGCCGCATATCAGCAATCACACGGATTTCGATGCACTGCGCGCGCATCCGCAGGTCGACTTCCACTATGTGCGTGCGGGCAGCACGCCGCCGCCCGCCGATCTGATCATTCTGCCGGGCTCGAAGAACGTGCAGGGCGATCTGGCGTTCCTGCGCGCGCAGGGCTGGGATGCCGTATTGCAAAAGCATCTGCGTTACGGCGGACGCGTGATCGGTATTTGCGGCGGCATGCAGATGCTCGGTCGCGAAGTGGCGGACCCGCATGGTGTGGAAGGCGCGCCCGCGACAGTGGCCGGGCTCGGCTGGCTCGATTTCTCGACGACGCTCACCCGCGAGAAGACGCTCAAGAACGTGACGGGACACCTCGCAACGAGCGCCGCCGACGTCGCCGGCTACGAGATTCACATGGGCCAAACGCAGGGGCCCGCGCTCGACGCGCCCGCGCTGCTGCTCGCCGACGAAGCAGGCGGCCTGCGTCCCGACGGCGCCCGTTCCGCCGACGGCCAGATTCTCGCGACCTACGTGCATGGCCTGTTCGACACGCCCGCCGCGTGCGCGTCGCTGCTCGCATGGGCCGGGCTGAAAGATGCCGATGCGATCGACTATCCGGCGCTACGCGAAGCGTCGCTGGAGCGGCTCGCCGATACGCTCGCCGACCATCTCGATCTCAAACGTCTGTGGGCGTCCGTCAGCTGATTCCTTCTCAACAGGAATTAATCTAAGCCACCAACGCGATTTTTCCTACGCAGCGGTTCGAATAAAGTCCGTTCCATCGACGACGCAATCCGCGCCGTCAAACCTGATCCTGAGGAACCGACATGAACCTGACCGCAAGCAACCAAGCCAGCCTTGCCGCCACGATCCTGCGTGTCGCGCTGGGCGTGCTGTACCTGGCGCACAGCCTGCAGAAAATCTTCGTCTTCACGTTGCCCGGCACGGCGCAATTCTTCCAGTCGATCGGCTTCCCGGGCTGGCTCGGCTATCTGACGGCGTTCGTCGAACTGTTCGGCGGGATTGCGCTGCTGCTCGGCGTGCAGGTCCGCTGGGTCGCGCTCGTGCTGGTGCCGTTCATGCTCGGCGCGCTGTCCGTGCATCTGCCGAATGGCTGGGGTTTTGCGTCGCCGCACGGCGGCTGGGAATATCCGGCGTTCTGGGCAGTCACGCTCGTCGTGCAGTCGCTGCTTGGCAACGGACTGTTCGCTGTCGGCGGCGTGAAGGCGGCGTCGGTTGGGCAGGTGCGTAACGCGGCCTGAACCTGATGTGAGACGGGCATGCCGGGCGGTCAGTTACGCCCGGCATGCCCGTTTGGTCATTTCTCCAACTGTCGGAGCGCATCCGCCATGCGTTCAGCCAGTTCCCGCCAGTCGCCTGACGCTGATTGCCTGAACAGGCGCATCACGCCCGGATACCACGGCGTATCGTCGCGTTCGAGCAGCCAGCGCCAGTCGGTCCAGTCGCGCGGCAGCATCAGCCAGCACGGTTTGCCGAGCGCGCCCGCGACGTGCGCCGCCGCCGTATCGACGGCGATCAGCAAGTCCAGTTGCGCGATGATGGCCGCCGTATCCGCGAAATCGTTGATTGCCGAGCCGAGATTCACAATGGGCTGCCCGGCGGGCGGTACGGCTGCTTCGTCTTCGCCCTGGCCTTTCTGCAGGCTGAAGAACGTCACGCCGGGCACCTTCCACAGCGGCGCAAGCGGGGCGAGGCCGGGAAGCGAGCGCGTCGCATCGTGCTGGTTTCCGGCGAAGCCTTTCCAGACGAGGCCGACTTTCAGCGCGGCTTCCTTCGGCAGGTGGGCGCGCCAGCGCTCAATCCGTTCCGGCGCTGCCCGCAGATAGGGCAGCGAGTCGGGAATAGTGTCGAGCGTCGTGCCGAACCGCAACGGCAGGCTCAATGGATACGTCCAGAAGTCGTGCTGCCCGATCTGGCCGCTGTGCGTCGCGACGGCATCGACGCTGTCGAGCGTTTCCATCAGCGGCTCGAGCGGCGCCGGGCACATCAGCGTCAGATGCCGCACGCCCAGCGCCTTCAGAAGCGGCGCATAGCGCGCGAACTGCACGCAGTCGCCGTAGCCTTGCTCGTGCCACAGCACGAGCGATTTTCCTTCAAGCGGCTTGCCTTGCCACTGAGTCGTCCCGGCGGGCGGCGGAATGTCCTTCGAAGCGCGCTGCGGCGCATAGCGCGCTTCGGCGTGCGGCCAGCCTTCCGTTAGGCGGCCCTGGGTAAGCAGCAGCACGGCGAGGTTCCAGTGAGCGTCGGCGAAATCCGGCGCTAGCGCGAGGGTCTGCCCGTAGGCGGCTTGCGCTTCGTCGTAGCGGCCCGTGAGCTTGAGCGCCGTGCCCAGGTTATGCAGCGCATCGCGATGATCGGGCTGCACGGCGAGCGCCCGGCGGAACGCCGCCTCGGCCTCGGCGGGCCGCACGCTGCGCAGCAGTGCCATGCCGAGGTTGTAGAGCGCGTGAATATAGGTGCCGTCGATCTCGAGCACCTCGCGGAACACCGCGATTCCTTCTTCGAGACGGTTTTCGCCCATCAGCAGGTTGCCGAGATTGTTGCGGGCGGCGAGGGACCGCGGCTCGAGGTCGATCGCCCGTCGATACGCTGTTTCGGCTTCGCGCGGACTTGCAGTTCTCGTCAGCGTTTCGGCAAGGTAGAAATGCGCGAGCCCGCAGCGCGGGTCGATCTCGATAGCCCGACGGCTGCTTGTTTCGGCTTCCTGCAGTCGCCCGCGGCGCAGCAGCAGCTCGGCGAGACTGGCATGGAAATGCGCGTCGTCGCGCAAGGCGAGCGCGCGGCGCAGCAGCGCTTCGCCTTCGATCCACACGCCGCGCGCCGACAGCACGACGCCGAGCAGATGCAGCGCGTCGGCGTGATGCGGATCGTGTTCGAGCGTGGCGCGATAGCCGCGTTCGGCCTCGTCGAGACGGCCGGCCAGATGGGCTTCGAAGGCGGCCTGGAAGTTCGGTGGTTCAGGGGGCATGGTGCGGGGGCAGCAGAAGCGCTGCGCGACGGGCAGCGACGCACCTGATCATAATCGCCCGCTGTTCGGGCGTGCTCGCCCGATTTGTCGTAAATCGTCACATGCGCGCGAGCCCCGCGCTGCGGGCTCATGACTTCAGCGATCTCAGTACAGCACGATCTGCGTGCAGCGGAACAGCGCCATCGTCTTGCCGTTGGCATCGGCGACGGTTGCATCCCACACCTGCGTGCTGCGTCCCAGGTGTACGGCTTTGGCGACCGCGCGAATCGTTCCTTCCCGCGACGTGCCGAGGAAGTTGCTCTTCAGCTCGATCGTCGTGAAGTTGGTGGCGTTGTCGGGCAGGTGCGCGAGGCACGCGTAGCCGCAGGCCGTGTCGGCGAGCGCGACCACGGTGGCCGCGTGCAGATAGCCGTTGGGCGCGAGAAGCTCGCTGCGCACGCCCAGTTCGGCCGTCAGCGTGCCTTCGTCGAGCGCGAGGACGCGCACGCCCAGCAGACCGGGCAGGGAGCCTTTCTGGCGGTCGTGAAGGCGGTCGATCGTGTACTCGCTGCGCAGTTTGCTCATGGTCATGATTCTCGAAAAAAGGGGCTGGAAGCGTCCCTCAGGCGCGTAGGGACTTCGGCCGGACGGGTTTTGCCGATATTATCAACGCCTGGAACGAATGGGCCACGCCGCGCGCACGGGCTGCCGCAACAAGGATCAGCCGTCGCAGCGAGCGCCGTGCGCGGGCGGGCCGGAAGTCGAGCGGCAAACCGGCTGGCCAGCGCCAGCCTTCTTCCCGGGAGAATTCATGACGGTGATCGTGATAGCGAATCCAAAGGGCGGCGTGGGCAAGAGCACGCTGTCGACCAATCTGGCTGGCTACTTTGCGGCTGAAGGCCAATGGGTCGCGCTCGCCGATCTCGACCGGCAGCAGTCCGCGCACGCATGGCTCGATCTGCGTCCGGAAACGCTGCCGGCCATCGAAACCTGGCAGGTCGATCCCGACGCCCCCATGAAGCCGCCCAAGGGCCTGGAACAGGCCGTGATCGATACCCCTGCCGGGCTGCACGGCAACCGGCTGAACGTCGCGCTGTCGCTGGCCGACAAGGTGATCGTGCCGCTCCAGCCGTCCATCTTCGATATTCTCGCAACCAAGGAATTTCTCGAGCGGCTCGCGAAGGAAAAGGCCGTGCGCAAGGGCGCAATCGAGATCGGCGTGGTCGGCATGCGGGTGGATGCGCGCACGAAGTCGGCCGACCAGCTGCATCGCTTCGTCGAAGGACTCGATCTGCCCGTGCTCGGCTATCTGCGCGACACGCAGAACTACGTGCAACTGGCGGCGCACGGCCTGACGCTGTGGGACGTCGCGAAGAGCCGGGTCGAGAAGGATCTGGAGCAGTGGGAGTCGATCATCGCATGGGTCAACGGGAAGGGCCACGGCGTCAAAAGCGAGAGCGCCAGGGCAGAAAGCGGCAAGGCCGCGAACGGGAAGGGCGGAAACAAAAAGGGCTGAAGGCGCGCGGTTCACGCGCAGCTTCAGCCCCCATGGCGCCGGCCGCCGGGCGAGACCCCGACAGCCGCGGCGCTCAGGTCCAGCTTTGCGTCGGCACGTGATCGCGGCTGCCCTTGATGACGTTGTTCTCGTCGACGAACACCAGATCCGGCTTCCAGCCTGCCTTGAGCTCCTCTTCGTCGACGTTCGCGAACGCCGCGATGATCACCAGATCGCCCAGTTGCGCGCGCCGCGCCGCCGAGCCGTTCAGCGAGATCATGCCGCTGCCGCGCTCGCCCTTGATCGCGTACGTCGAGAAGCGCTCGCCGTTGTTGATGTTCCATATGTCGATGCGCTCGTTTTCGACGATATTCGCCGCTTCCAGCAGGTTCTCGTCGATCGCGCACGATCCTTCGTAGTGCAGTTCGCAGTGCGTCACCACCGCGCGGTGAATCTTCGACTTCAGCATATTGCGTTGCATGGCTAGTCCTTCCGGCCGTCAGATTTCGAGGTTGTCGATCAGGCGCGTCGCGCCGAGCTTCGCCGCCGCCAGCACGACGAGGGGTGCATCCACTTCCTGCGCGGCGGGCGCGATCAGGTTTGCGCGCTTGCGAATCGCGATGTAGTCCGGCTTCCAGCCGCGCGCGGCGAGCGACGCCAGCGCTTGCTGCTCGAGCTTCGCGAAGTCGCGGTCGCCCGCCAGCACGGCCTGACGCACGCCTTGCAGCGTCGCCGCGAGCATCGGCGCTTCCGTGCGCTCCGTTTCCGTCAGATAGCGGTTGCGCGAGCTGAGCGCGAGGCCGTCCGTGTCGCGGATGGTTTCGGCCGCGATGATGTCGGTGGGTATCGCGAACTGCTCGGTCATCGCGCGCACGATCATCAGCTGCTGATAATCCTTCTTGCCGAACACGGCGACTCGCGGCTGCACGCACGACATCAGCTTCATCACGACCGTGCACACGCCCGTAAAGAAGCCGGGGCGGAACTCGCCTTCCAGAATGTCGCCGAGATCGTGCGGCGGGTGTACGCGGTATTCCTGCGGCTGCGGATACATGTCGCGTTCAGTCGGCGCGAACAGCACGTAGACGTTTTCCTTCTGCAGCTTCTCGATGTCCGCTTCGAGCGTGCGCGGGTACTTGTCGAAGTCCTCGTTCGGGCCGAACTGCAGCCGGTTCACGAAGATGCTCGCCACGACGGGATCCCCGTGCTGGCGCGCGAGGCGCATCAGCGACAGATGGCCCTCATGCAGATTGCCCATCGTCGGCACGAAGGCGGTGCGGTTCTGGCCGCGCAACTGGTCGCGCAATTCCTGGATCGAACTGATGACTTTCATGATCGGGCGATGTTGGGAGTCACGTGGAGCGCCGACGGGCGGCAGCGTGGCTCGCGGTTGTCTCGTTCACGCGACGAAGCGCGCGGTTGCGGGAAAGTCCACGCGAGGCCGGGAGCGGCCATTCGCCGGACGGGCCGTCCTGGGACGGCTTCAAAGCGCCGGATTGTAGTGGATTTATTGTCGCGCTGCACCGATTCCGGGCGGCGGGGTAAACGCCTGGAATCCCGCCTGGAATCCTGGATAGTGGAGCGGTTTGCCGATGCGTGAGGGCGCATTGCCATGGGGTCGTGCAACGATTTGCCCGCACGCCCGGCGGCCCGTCAGGCGGGCAGATAGGCCAGCCGCACGTAAATCGGCGCGAACGGCTCGGCTTGCGTGATCTCGATCAGCGATTCCCGCGACAGCTCGAGCATCGCGATGAAGTTCACGACCACGACGGGCACGCCGCGCGTCGTATCGAACAGCTCGGAAAACTCCATGAAGCGCGCGTTCTGCAGGCGGCGCAGGATCACGCTCATGTGTTCGCGCACGGACAGTTCCTCGCGCGAAATCTTGTGATGCTGAACGAGCTTGGCGCGCTTGATCACGTCGGCCCACGCGGAACGCAGGTCGTCCGTGTCGACGTCGGGAAAGCGCGGCGTGATGCTTTGCTCGATGTACACCTCGGCGCGCAGAAAATCGCGCCCGAGCTGCGGCAACTGGTCGAGGCGCTGCGCCGCGAGCTTCATCTGCTCGTATTCGAGCAGGCGGCGCACCAGTTCGGCGCGCGGGTCTTCCGCCTCCTCGCCCGTATCCGCCTTCTTCACGGGCAGCAGCATGCGCGATTTGATCTCGATGAGCATGGCCGCCATCAGCAGATATTCGGCGGCGAGTTCGAGATTGGTCTTGCGCAGCTGGTCGACATAGCCGAGGTACTGGGCCGTCACATCGGCCATCGGAATGTCGAGCACGTTGAAGTTCTGCTTGCGGATCAGGTACAGCAACAGGTCCAGCGGGCCTTCGAAAGTCTCCAGAAAGACTTCGAGCGCGTCGGGCGGAATGTACAGGTCCTGCGGCAGCTTGAAGAGCGGCTCGCCGTACAGGCGAGCGAAAGCGATGCCGTCGACGGTGTTGGTCGTCGAGTCGGTGGCGGGCGTGGCGAGCGCTGCGTCGGACTGTCCCGATGCGGCGCGGGCCTCGTCGGCGGTGGTCACTTAGAAGTTCTGGTAGTAGACGTACGAGGTCTGCTTCACGCGTGCTTCCTGGTTGGACGCGCGTTCGTCGAGGTCGATCGGCTGCTTGTCCCACAGCAGGGCGCGGCCGCGGCGCTGCTCGTCTTCCAGAGTGGGCTTTTGCTGCTTCAGTTGATTCAGGAACTGCGTGATATCCGATTGATACATGGCTCGACGTCCGTGAATGAAGATGACGGCGCCCGGAAGGTCGGTCTGAGGCGGGGCCGCTGGTGCAGAACGGGATTTTACCGCAAGCCTGCGCGAGCCAAGTGAAAAGTCAGCGGAACCGCGCCCGGCGGGCGGCGTCCAAGGCGGGCGCGCGTTTTGCGTTGCAGGCGCGGCACCGCGCCCGGTGCGGCGCGTGCCTGTCGAGTGCGCGTCGCCGCCGATGTGTTCAAATAGCGCTCGGTCCCCCGCGCCGTGCCGGCGCCGGGTGTCGGCATTCTTCAACAACGTCAAAAGAGCCGGAGGTCGTGTTTGGCGGGTTGGGCCATCGAGCGGCCGTGCAGGCGCCGCAGCGAAAGCAACGTGACGGACGGCCGCGCGATGCGGCGGGCATCGTTTGCGACGATGCTGCTGCGCGCCTGTCTGTCGTGCGGGTTCTGCGCGCTGCTGCTCGTGACGACGCACGCATGGGCCGCGCGCGCGAAGCCGACGTACAAGGTCGACGTCGAAGCCGAACCGCGCTCGCTGCGCAAGCTGCTCGAAGAGCACCTGGACATTTCCCGCTTCGCGAAACGCGAGGACATCAGCCCCGAGCAGTTCGACTTCCTCGTGACGGCGACGCCGCAGCAGGTGCGCGATCTCGCGTCGACGGAAGGCTATTTCACGCCTGTCGTGCGGACCGACGTCCGAACCATCGACAACAAGAAGGTCGTGCGCGTATCCGTCGATCCCGGCACGCGCACGACCATTTCCTCGGTTTCGCTGTCGTTTCGCGGCCCCGTGCTGACGGAAGACCCCGAGCAGGAAAACAAGACCCGCTTCGCGTTCTCGCTGCACGAAGGCGATCCGTTCACGCAAGGCGACTGGGATGACGCGAAGGACGCGTCGCTCAAGGCGCTGCAGTCGCGCCGCTATCTGGGCGCGAAGATCTACCGCTCGGAAGCGCGGATCGATCCGCGCACGCATGACGCGAAGCTGTCCGTCACCTACGACAGCGGTCCGACGTTCACGATGGGTGCGCTCGACGTATCGGGCCCGCGGCGCTATCCGGAGCGCATCATCGAGAACGTGAACCCGATCTCGCCGGGCGAAGTCTACGACGTGCAGCGTGTGACCGAACTGCAGCGCCAGTTGCAGAACACGCCGTACTACGCAAGCGTTGCGATCGACGTCGGCAACGACACCGAAAAGCCGCTCGAGACACCCGTCCACGTGAAGGTGAGCGAGTATCCGTACAACAGCGTGCGCGGCGGCGTCGGCTATTCGACGGACACGGGCGCGCATATCCAGGGCTCGTATTCGTATCTCGACACGTTCGGCGCGGCGTGGCCGTTCACCGTCGCGGGCCGGCTCGACCAGATCCAGCAGTACGGCCAGGTGACGCTCGCGATGCCGCCCGGCCAGCGCGGCTGGACCAACAGCGCGCTCGTGTCGTACACCAGCACGAACGTGTCCGATACGCGAATCTACAGCTTGCGCGCGGGCTTGCAGCGTACACGGACGTCGCAGTACATCGACTACGCGTATTCGCTCCTCTACTACCAGGACAGGCTGGATCAGAACACCCAGGCGCCGACCACGAGCCGCGCGCTCGTGCCCGCGTGGTCGTGGACGCGCCGCAATACCGACGACCCGCTGTTCCCGCGCTCGGGCAATCTGATCCACGTCGAGGCGGGCTTTGCCGTGAAGGGCGCGCTGACCGACCAGACCTTCATCCGCGGCTATGCGCGCGGCCAGCAGTACCTGCCCGTCGGCGCGCGCGACCTGATCCTGTTCCGCGCGGAGCTGGGCGGCGTGTTTACGAGCGGGCCGTCGAGCGGCGTGCCCGCCTCGCTGCTGTTCCGTGCGGGCGGTTCGAATTCGGTGCGCGGCTACGGATATCAGAGTATCGGTAACAACGTCGGCGGCTCGATTCTGCCGACCAAGTACCTCGTGACGGGCACCTCCGAATATCAGCACTGGTTCAACCGCGACTGGGGCGCAGCCGCGTTCTTCGATATCGGCACGGCCACAGACGCGTGGGGCGAAAAGGTTTTCTATCCGGGCGTCGGCGTGGGCGCGCGCTGGCGCAGCCCCGTCGGCCCGGTGAATATCGACATCGCGTACGGCACGCGCAACCGCAGCGTGCGGCCGTATCTGACGCTCGGCATCGCGTTCTGACATCACTACTTAGAGCATGACGACGGACCCATCCGCGAATTCACCCGAGAACACGTCTGGCGGCACGCCGCCCGGCGAGCCGCCGCGCGGGCCGGAGGGTTCGGACACGCCGCCGCCGCGCAGGCCGCGGCGAAGGCTGTGGAAGGTGATCGCGTGGGCGATCTTTGCGCCGCTGATGATCGTCACGCTGATCGGCGGCGCGCTGTACGGCGTCGTGGTCACCGAGCGCGGCACCGCGTACGCGTGGCAGGCAGCCGTCAAACTGCTGCATGGGCAGCTCGAAGGCAAGCTTGACGGCGGCTCGATCGCGACGGGGCTGCATATGCGCGACGTGCGCTGGCGCAGTCTCGACGGCAGCGGCACGGATATCCGCATCGACCGTATCGACGCCCGCTGGGCGCTCGACGACAAGCCCTGGCGGTTCGTCGTCGATTACCTGCACGTGGGCACCGTCGACGCACGCATCGCACCGTCCACGTCGAAGTCCGAGCCGATGAGCTTGCCGAAGGATCTGCGCCTGCCGCTGCAACTGGCCGTGCGCGATCTGAGCGTCGAAAAGCTCGTGCTGCACGAAGGCGCGTCGACGTCCGAGTATTCGCGTCTGCTGTTCCACGGACGCAGCGACGGCCGTCATCACGAGGCTTCCGTCGATCGCCTCGACACGCCGTTCGGTTCGGTGACGGCGGCGGCGAAGCTCGACGGCATGCGGCCGTTTCCGCTGACGGGCGACGCCGGCTATTCCGGTAAGGTCAACGACGAAGCGGTGCAGGTGCGCGCGCATCTGTCCGGCTCGCTCGAAACATTAATCGCCGAACTCGATGCAACCGGGATGAAGCTGACGGGGCACGCGCGCGTCGAGGCGACGCCGTTCGCGGAGGTGCCGCTGCAGCGCGCGACGCTGACATTCGATCACGTGAATCCGCAGGCCTTCGCGCCGGGCGCGCCGTTCGCGGATCTGGCCGTGCGCGCGGAGTTGCAGCCGGTGCAGCGTGACGCGGCAGGTGGCGTGACGGGCGCGACGGACGTGGCGAGCTTCGCGAGCGCCGTGGTGGCGGCCAGCACCGCTTCGGGGACGCGCGCCGCGAGTGCGGCGAAACCGGGCCGCGCGGCAAGCGGCGCGGTTCCGGCCAGCGCGCCCGCGGCCCCGCCGCAAGCCAAAGCGGACGCCGGACATCGCGCGCCGGGTTTTGCGGTGCGAGGCCAGGTGTCGATCGTGAACGCGAAGCCCGGCGCGATCGACGAACATCTGCTGCCGCTGATCGACGCGCGCGCCGACGTGCAGCTCGACGCGAAGGCGCAGCGCATCTCGAACCTGAACGTGCGCCTCGTCAAGGAAGCGACGATAACGGGCGGCGGCGCGCTGACGGGCAAGCGCGGCCAGTTCGACCTGAAGGTCGCGAAGCTCGATCTGAATGCGCTGCAGTCGAGCGTGCTGCCGACGCAGTTCGCCGGTCCCGTCTCGATTCGTCTGAACGACGACGTGCAGAGCGTCACGCTCGATCTGAACGATCCGAAGGCGGCGCTGCGCGCGCAAGGCAAGATCACGCTCGACCGCGCACGCACGAGCTTCAACGACGTGCGCGTGAGCGCAGGCAAAGGTCGCATCGACCTGAACGGCGCGATCAAGCGCGATGCCAGCTCGACTTACAACCTCAAGGCGACGCTGACCGATTTCGATCCCTTGGCGCTGACGTCGCAGAAGCCTTCGCGCACGGCGGCGCCTGT
It encodes the following:
- a CDS encoding autotransporter assembly complex protein TamA is translated as MAGWAIERPCRRRSESNVTDGRAMRRASFATMLLRACLSCGFCALLLVTTHAWAARAKPTYKVDVEAEPRSLRKLLEEHLDISRFAKREDISPEQFDFLVTATPQQVRDLASTEGYFTPVVRTDVRTIDNKKVVRVSVDPGTRTTISSVSLSFRGPVLTEDPEQENKTRFAFSLHEGDPFTQGDWDDAKDASLKALQSRRYLGAKIYRSEARIDPRTHDAKLSVTYDSGPTFTMGALDVSGPRRYPERIIENVNPISPGEVYDVQRVTELQRQLQNTPYYASVAIDVGNDTEKPLETPVHVKVSEYPYNSVRGGVGYSTDTGAHIQGSYSYLDTFGAAWPFTVAGRLDQIQQYGQVTLAMPPGQRGWTNSALVSYTSTNVSDTRIYSLRAGLQRTRTSQYIDYAYSLLYYQDRLDQNTQAPTTSRALVPAWSWTRRNTDDPLFPRSGNLIHVEAGFAVKGALTDQTFIRGYARGQQYLPVGARDLILFRAELGGVFTSGPSSGVPASLLFRAGGSNSVRGYGYQSIGNNVGGSILPTKYLVTGTSEYQHWFNRDWGAAAFFDIGTATDAWGEKVFYPGVGVGARWRSPVGPVNIDIAYGTRNRSVRPYLTLGIAF